Genomic segment of Rhodothermales bacterium:
CAAATCCGTACCCGGTCTTACTCCCGTCGTCGAGGGTTGCCGGAGTCACTGCCAGCTCGCGCATTTCGGCCGACAGTACCTTGTCGCCGTAAAGCGCAGAATCCCATGCCAGCATGTCGTCGATCGAGGAGTAGATACCTCCGTCTCCAAGAACGGCACTGGTGACACTCTGATCGGAATCCGTAATGTTGGTACCGTCGACCGTGTAACCCCGTGCGCGGTTCTCAACGACATTCACGCCATTGAGGAAAGCGACGGTATTGTCCATCCCGGCAGGTTCAAAGATGTTGTCGTGTAAGTACTCGGGGAATGATAGTCCCGATCGTTCCTCGACGATCATCGCCAGCACGGCATAAGCTCCGTTGCTGTAGCGATATTCACTACCGGGAGCGAAATAGGTCGAGGTCTGGGCAATCATCATCTCGAGGACGTCGGAATCGAGAACCTGAGTCGTCTCGGACCCGGGTATCAGATTCTCATAGTCGATAAGCCCGGACGTATGCGTCAAGAGGTGCCGCACCGTGATGTCACGGCCATACTCCGGGAAGCCGGGGAAGATATCTACGAGATTCTCTTCGAGCGTGAGCTTGCGATCTTCCACAAGGCAAAGAATCGCGGTGGCGGTGAACTGCTTTGTGACGGAGGCGAGTCTGAAATTTGTCTGTGCCGTTACACGCTCGCCGGTTTGCATGTTCGCGAGGCCGACGCCACGAGAAAGCAGTGCCTTTCCGTCCTTCACCACAAGCACGGCGGCTCCGGGTATTTCTCCCTCGTAATCCAGAAGAAGTGAGCCCGGGTCATCGTCTTCCTGGGAGGAGCAGCCGCCGAGGAGTATTGCCAATGCCAGGAGAATCGAGCCAATTCCAGACACGAGTCAGCCCATTTAGAAGCATGATTTCGCTAGTAAATGTACGCGTCTCGATTCAGGCATGCAGCCCGGCGTGTCTTATCGGGGCCCGAAATCCGCATGCATCAACAGCCTGGTGTGGGGATCCATGCGCACGTCGACGATCCTGTTGAAATCGAGAGAGAATGAGAAGGATTCGCTCCGCTCGTCAACCTCGGCCGAGACGATTATCGGATCCATCGATGTCGACGAATAGATGCCGAACTCGACCGGTACCTTGAACGTCTGCCCGTCCTGCACCTGCGAAAGCTCAACTCTCAATTCTCCTGACGAAGCATCGACCGACCACGCTCCTTCGAAGGCGGGCTGACCGGGTCGCTTCAGCCACTGCTCAAAAAACCATTCGAGATCCAGACCGCTTACGTCCTCCATCACATTCTGGAAATCTTCAGTCGACGCATTGCCATCGGAGTATCTCTCGTAGTAGGTCCGCAGCCCATCCCAGAAGACCTCGGTACCAACTTGAGACCGGAGCATATGCAGGACCCAGCCGCCCTTCTGATATGAATTCGGAGAGAGCAACTCCAGCAGATTGCCCGGTGCCGGGTCAAGGATCACGGGAAGTTGAACCCGTCGGGAGAACGCGACGACCGTCTCGCGATTGCGGCTCATGAGGTCGGCGAATCGATCATGCCCGTACGTGTGCTCGACGTAGAGAGCGGTTAAATACGTTGCGAAACCTTCGCTGAGCCAGATGTGGGGCCAGTCGATCTCGGTAACCGAGTCGCCAAACCACTGGTGGGCAATCTCATGCGCTATGAGTTCTTCACTCGATCGCGTTCCCGTGACCGATGCTTCACTGTAGAAGATGTTACTCGCGTTCTCCATCCCGCCATATCTGGTTTTTGACTGGACATTCGCGAGCTTGGAGTAAGGGAATCTGCCCAGACGGCTGACGAAGAAACGAAGTACGGGCTCTGCGAGGGCGTAGTCGTAGAAGCCGGCCTCTTTGTCCTGAGGGTATACCCAGGTCTGGATAGGAACTCCCTCAAACACGTCGACATGACTGACGGCGAACCTCGCGGCACCGATGACGGCCACCTTTGTTGCAAGTGGCTTCGTCGATCTCCAATGCGTCAGTCGGCGACCGTCCTTCAAGTCTGTTTCCTCCACCAGGGCGCCGCTGCCCACAACCTGATATCGATCCGGCGCAGTGACGATGAATTCGATGAGCGCTTTGTCGGAGGGGTGGTCTACCACCGGCAGCCAGTGGCGGGCACGATCGGGCCAATTGTCCCCAAAGAATGTTCGCTCTCCGTACTTGTTTGTGGATATGATGAGACCGTCGCCGGGTCTGCCGGAGTAGACCACGTGTACGGTGCGTCTGTCTCCGACGGACGAAGGATCGCCCATCGTGATGCTCAGCCTGTCATCGTCGTGGGTGTACTTCGCATCGGCGCCATTGATCAACACGGATTCTACCGCCATTCCGGCGCCCCCGATCTGGCGACCGACGAGATCAAGCGAGAAGCTCCTGACACCGGCTTCGCGAAACAGAACCTCTACCGTCGCCTGCCCCTTGATGGAGTCGGAACCATCGAACAGCTCAAGGTGGAATGTGTATCGCTCAACATCGATGCGAGGATCAACGTCGGCGTTCGGCGTCGACAGCAGGGCGGCGAGTAGAAAGAGAAGTTGTATCAGCGAGGCGCTCATGATTCGGTTGTGGGCGTGTGCACAGTACGGGGACGCAGGTTCCGGGGCAGATCGGGATTAAGGAGATCAAACGGCCGAGTTTCAAAAGTGTGCCGCAGACGTGGCATCATTCGGGCGGC
This window contains:
- a CDS encoding beta-lactamase family protein, translating into MSGIGSILLALAILLGGCSSQEDDDPGSLLLDYEGEIPGAAVLVVKDGKALLSRGVGLANMQTGERVTAQTNFRLASVTKQFTATAILCLVEDRKLTLEENLVDIFPGFPEYGRDITVRHLLTHTSGLIDYENLIPGSETTQVLDSDVLEMMIAQTSTYFAPGSEYRYSNGAYAVLAMIVEERSGLSFPEYLHDNIFEPAGMDNTVAFLNGVNVVENRARGYTVDGTNITDSDQSVTSAVLGDGGIYSSIDDMLAWDSALYGDKVLSAEMRELAVTPATLDDGSKTGYGF
- a CDS encoding M1 family metallopeptidase, translating into MSASLIQLLFLLAALLSTPNADVDPRIDVERYTFHLELFDGSDSIKGQATVEVLFREAGVRSFSLDLVGRQIGGAGMAVESVLINGADAKYTHDDDRLSITMGDPSSVGDRRTVHVVYSGRPGDGLIISTNKYGERTFFGDNWPDRARHWLPVVDHPSDKALIEFIVTAPDRYQVVGSGALVEETDLKDGRRLTHWRSTKPLATKVAVIGAARFAVSHVDVFEGVPIQTWVYPQDKEAGFYDYALAEPVLRFFVSRLGRFPYSKLANVQSKTRYGGMENASNIFYSEASVTGTRSSEELIAHEIAHQWFGDSVTEIDWPHIWLSEGFATYLTALYVEHTYGHDRFADLMSRNRETVVAFSRRVQLPVILDPAPGNLLELLSPNSYQKGGWVLHMLRSQVGTEVFWDGLRTYYERYSDGNASTEDFQNVMEDVSGLDLEWFFEQWLKRPGQPAFEGAWSVDASSGELRVELSQVQDGQTFKVPVEFGIYSSTSMDPIIVSAEVDERSESFSFSLDFNRIVDVRMDPHTRLLMHADFGPR